Part of the Stackebrandtia endophytica genome is shown below.
TGGTCGCCAACCAGAACACCTTCGGACACATGGAGCACTGGCTCAAACATCCGACCTATCGTCATCGCGCCGAACTGCCCGACGGATTCGAACTCTTCGGTCAACACCGCTCGGCCACCACATTGGAACCCACCCCGGAGAACGCCGAGTTCGCGTTGGAACTCGTCGAGGAACTCATGCCGCATTTCCGCAGCCGCCGGATCAACATCGGTTGTGATGAGACCTGGGAACTGGGGCGTGGCGCCAGCGCCGAAGCGGTCGCCGACCACGGACGTGGTCCCATATACGCCGAACACCTCAGCCGACTCCTGGAACCGCTGCTGGACAAGGGATACCTGGTTCAGTTCTGGGGCGACATCATCGCGCACCACCCGGAGCTGGTACCCCAGCTGCCCACCGGAGCCACCGCCGTCGCCTGGACCTACGAGGCGCCACGGGAACCCGTTGACTGGCCCGAACCGGTACTGGCCAGGTTCCGGGAAGCCGGTCTGGATCCCGCCACACTGACCGCCGGGTTCGAGCCCACCGTCTCGGCGTTCGCAGCGGCCGGCTACCCGTTCTGGGTCGCGCCCGGCACCTCCACCTGGCGAAGCTTCATCGGCCGCATCGACAACGCCAAGGCCAACCTCGTCGACGCCGCCGAAGTCGGTCGGCGACACGGGGTCGAGGGTTACCTCATCACCGACTGGGGCGACTTGGGGCACATGCAACCGCCCTCGGTCAGCTTCCCGGCGTTGACGTTCGGCGGTGCCGTCTCCTGGTCGTTGGATGCCAACCGTGACCTCGACCTCGACGAGATCGTCAACCGCTACGTCTTCGAGGACGCCACGGGCAGAATGGGCCCGGTGCTGGACCGACTCGCTCGAGTATGGAGCAGAAGCGGCCTGACCACCTTCAACGCGAGTCCGTTGTTCGTCTCGGTGACCGGGGCTCGCGCCACCGTCATGGGCGCGCCCGACGTCGCCGGACTGTCCGAGATCATCGCCGACATCGACGAGGCACTGGCCGACATAGCCGACGCCGAACCACAATGCGTCGATTCCCGCATCGTGCGGGACGAGCTCATCGCCGCCGCCCGCCTGGCCCGCCACGGGGCACTGCGGTTGTTGGCCGATGCCGGTGAAACCGTCGACCGGGCCGAACTGGCCGCCGACCTCGCTGAGACGGTTGAATTGCACCGCGCCGCCTGGGCGACTCGTAGCCGACCGGGCGGGATAGAGGTGGGGCTGGACCTACTGGACAAACTCGCCGACGAATATCGCTGATCACCTCAGCTGGCGGTGTCGATGTCGGCGCACGAAATCGGGCATTGACACCACCGGGTTGGCCGGACGTGACATCCTGCCTTCCTGGGGGTGGGGTGCCATGGGGGAGTTGACCTATTGGCTCGGCGGTCCCGAGGGACTGCGCCACCTCGACGCCGACCGGCCACTGCCCCGGTTGGTCGAGCAGATCCCCGCCGGAGGATTCCTGTGGGTGGACGTCGACACCCCCGACACCGACCAACTGACCGAGGTCGCGTCACTGATGCGTCTGCACCCATTCGCGATCCGAGACGCGACCCAGGCCCACGAACGATCCAAATACGACGATTACTCGGCCGTGCACACCATCGTCGTCAAGACACTGTGGCAAGACGCGGGCACGATCGTCGGCGGTGACCTCACCGCGCTGATCGGCGACCCCATCCTCCTCACCGCCCGCCACCACGGCCCCGACCTGTCCGCGGTACGTCGGTTTCTCAACGAGCATCCGCGCATGATGAGCGACGGCACCTGGGCACCGGTGTACGCGATCCTCTACCAGACCCTCGAGCGATATCAGGACCTGAGCGACGAGACCGAGGAGCAGGTGTCCAGGGTCGAGC
Proteins encoded:
- a CDS encoding beta-N-acetylhexosaminidase, with protein sequence MATTELILVPRPQRIDITGQGPTVDTPVQRLADPGLPDEGFDIEITDTTVTLRYADPAGARYGAALLEQIRQQSPAHWPRLTVSDWPDFPIRGYMLDISRGRVPTRDTLSRLLDLLDLVRINQFQLYTEHTFAYADHEEVWRDASPLSPDDVRWLDDRCADKGIELVANQNTFGHMEHWLKHPTYRHRAELPDGFELFGQHRSATTLEPTPENAEFALELVEELMPHFRSRRINIGCDETWELGRGASAEAVADHGRGPIYAEHLSRLLEPLLDKGYLVQFWGDIIAHHPELVPQLPTGATAVAWTYEAPREPVDWPEPVLARFREAGLDPATLTAGFEPTVSAFAAAGYPFWVAPGTSTWRSFIGRIDNAKANLVDAAEVGRRHGVEGYLITDWGDLGHMQPPSVSFPALTFGGAVSWSLDANRDLDLDEIVNRYVFEDATGRMGPVLDRLARVWSRSGLTTFNASPLFVSVTGARATVMGAPDVAGLSEIIADIDEALADIADAEPQCVDSRIVRDELIAAARLARHGALRLLADAGETVDRAELAADLAETVELHRAAWATRSRPGGIEVGLDLLDKLADEYR
- a CDS encoding magnesium and cobalt transport protein CorA — encoded protein: MAGRDILPSWGWGAMGELTYWLGGPEGLRHLDADRPLPRLVEQIPAGGFLWVDVDTPDTDQLTEVASLMRLHPFAIRDATQAHERSKYDDYSAVHTIVVKTLWQDAGTIVGGDLTALIGDPILLTARHHGPDLSAVRRFLNEHPRMMSDGTWAPVYAILYQTLERYQDLSDETEEQVSRVERRVFSGGRVDAVGDIYALQRRVVEIREALNPLLPIAEDALSGDHRPSFRDVAHRLRRLDNAVAASELQLDHILNAHLGQISMWQNEDMRKISAWGAIITVPTLIAGIYGMNFRHIPELGWYIGYPLVLVLMIAVCLLLYHGFRRNGWL